Proteins encoded together in one Osmia lignaria lignaria isolate PbOS001 chromosome 4, iyOsmLign1, whole genome shotgun sequence window:
- the LOC117603506 gene encoding arrestin domain-containing protein 17 isoform X1, giving the protein MEEAKETEADQSIVATLSKSMGFQRIDIVFDHPQQVYYSGQHISGNVHLDLDEPVNALGIRLKCKGEAQVYFTDRSAGIRRKFSAFENYLHVETYLVGDGKEKSMITGGVYPFSLTLPENLPCSFEGRYGRVRYSIRALLDVTTIYRFSTNIIPFTVAPILDLNRDPLAPLPISIQQSKVYMGQTEALSISMILPVHGYVPGQTIPIRINMDNQSTVALKKIRIVLKKVVTYHSTEKSRKHKEIVVEVEQPVSRNSDTYDVTFDVPAVPPTGMIHCNIVDVLYTLKVEACVDVSEWYYRMFQKNLKLRTSIVIGTIPIQTYETPQKTANVTEDSQFQPLRTMATDEYGNDTSSLKNADRERTAKPSLSLPLYEKSQIYRSSKPDRDDPTGDEGDSDGEVTPYSPMYRVYKFKSSQRRNN; this is encoded by the exons ATGGAGGAGGCGAAGGAAACTGAAGCCGATCAATCGATCGTTGCAACCTTATCGAAAAG CATGGGATTTCAACGCATCGACATCGTGTTCGATCATCCTCAGCAGGTTTATTACAGTGGACAGCACATTTCGGGAAATGTTCATCTAGATTTGGACGAACCTGTGAACGCTTTGG GAATTAGGCTTAAATGCAAAGGTGAGGCTCAGGTGTATTTCACGGATCGATCAGCCGGCATACGACGTAAGTTTTCGGCGTTCGAGAATTACCTTCACGTGGAAACTTATCTCGTAGGTG ATGGTAAAGAAAAGTCTATGATAACTGGCGGCGTCTATCCGTTCAGCCTGACGCTTCCGGAGAATCTGCCGTGCAGTTTCGAGGGCCGATACGGACGTGTACGGTACTCGATTAGGGCATTGTTGGACGTAACGACCATTTATCGGTTTTCCACCAATATTATTCCATTCACGGTGGCGCCCATTCTTGACCTTAATCGAGATCCCCTCGCTCCT TTGCCTATAAGCATTCAACAATCTAAGGTATACATGGGTCAGACGGAAGCTCTCAGTATATCCATGATACTTCCGGTACACGGTTACGTTCCTGGTCAGACTATACCCATAAGGATAAACATGGACAACCAATCCACAGTCGCACTTAAGAAAATCAGAATCGTTTTGAAAAAA GTGGTGACTTATCATTCCACGGAAAAGTCTCGTAAGCACAAAGAGATCGTAGTTGAAGTAGAACAGCCTGTTAGTAGAAATTCTGACACGTACGACGTCACGTTTGACGTTCCTGCAGTACCACCCACAGGGATGATCCACTGCAACATCGTCGACGTTCTGTATACGCTTAAA gTCGAAGCCTGCGTAGACGTGAGCGAGTGGTACTACAGAATGTTTCAGAAGAATTTGAAGCTACGCACGAGTATAGTAATCGGCACTATACCGATTCAAACTTACGAGACTCCGCAAAAAACGGCCAACGTGACGGAGGATTCGCAGTTTCAACCGTTGCGTACAATGGCTACGGATGAATACGGCAACGACACGTCTTCGCTGAAAAACGCGGACAGAGAGAGAACTGCAAAACCGAGTTTGTCTC TGCCATTGTACGAGAAAAGTCAAATATATCGATCCTCGAAACCGGACAGAGATGATCCCACGGGAGACGAAGGTGACAGCGACGGAGAAGTTACACCGTATTCGCCTATGTATCGTGTGTACAAATTTAAATCATCCCAAAGGAGGAATAATTAG
- the LOC117603506 gene encoding arrestin domain-containing protein 17 isoform X2 — MEEAKETEADQSIVATLSKSMGFQRIDIVFDHPQQVYYSGQHISGNVHLDLDEPVNALGIRLKCKGEAQVYFTDRSAGIRRKFSAFENYLHVETYLVGDGKEKSMITGGVYPFSLTLPENLPCSFEGRYGRVRYSIRALLDVTTIYRFSTNIIPFTVAPILDLNRDPLAPLPISIQQSKVYMGQTEALSISMILPVHGYVPGQTIPIRINMDNQSTVALKKIRIVLKKVEACVDVSEWYYRMFQKNLKLRTSIVIGTIPIQTYETPQKTANVTEDSQFQPLRTMATDEYGNDTSSLKNADRERTAKPSLSLPLYEKSQIYRSSKPDRDDPTGDEGDSDGEVTPYSPMYRVYKFKSSQRRNN, encoded by the exons ATGGAGGAGGCGAAGGAAACTGAAGCCGATCAATCGATCGTTGCAACCTTATCGAAAAG CATGGGATTTCAACGCATCGACATCGTGTTCGATCATCCTCAGCAGGTTTATTACAGTGGACAGCACATTTCGGGAAATGTTCATCTAGATTTGGACGAACCTGTGAACGCTTTGG GAATTAGGCTTAAATGCAAAGGTGAGGCTCAGGTGTATTTCACGGATCGATCAGCCGGCATACGACGTAAGTTTTCGGCGTTCGAGAATTACCTTCACGTGGAAACTTATCTCGTAGGTG ATGGTAAAGAAAAGTCTATGATAACTGGCGGCGTCTATCCGTTCAGCCTGACGCTTCCGGAGAATCTGCCGTGCAGTTTCGAGGGCCGATACGGACGTGTACGGTACTCGATTAGGGCATTGTTGGACGTAACGACCATTTATCGGTTTTCCACCAATATTATTCCATTCACGGTGGCGCCCATTCTTGACCTTAATCGAGATCCCCTCGCTCCT TTGCCTATAAGCATTCAACAATCTAAGGTATACATGGGTCAGACGGAAGCTCTCAGTATATCCATGATACTTCCGGTACACGGTTACGTTCCTGGTCAGACTATACCCATAAGGATAAACATGGACAACCAATCCACAGTCGCACTTAAGAAAATCAGAATCGTTTTGAAAAAA gTCGAAGCCTGCGTAGACGTGAGCGAGTGGTACTACAGAATGTTTCAGAAGAATTTGAAGCTACGCACGAGTATAGTAATCGGCACTATACCGATTCAAACTTACGAGACTCCGCAAAAAACGGCCAACGTGACGGAGGATTCGCAGTTTCAACCGTTGCGTACAATGGCTACGGATGAATACGGCAACGACACGTCTTCGCTGAAAAACGCGGACAGAGAGAGAACTGCAAAACCGAGTTTGTCTC TGCCATTGTACGAGAAAAGTCAAATATATCGATCCTCGAAACCGGACAGAGATGATCCCACGGGAGACGAAGGTGACAGCGACGGAGAAGTTACACCGTATTCGCCTATGTATCGTGTGTACAAATTTAAATCATCCCAAAGGAGGAATAATTAG
- the LOC117603486 gene encoding uncharacterized protein LOC117603486, which produces MRIYKGNSNCKKIMQDKNNICARKRVSKNQRTYTCSDCKYESNRNYNVMRHQERIHWNLRLHVCCGIQFFNKGDYYVHCEQMHPHTRLYRMTSRNKYKITNESFDITDTQISNSWELQLRQQFSNKISANDQKLTRKIKSKLTLRYLCTCSDFDIEDIPLMNFLTDQKLKSYLKILPCSDVTKRDNRSKKQNQSVKIAISSTQNVEKELSEDGVSNYQTKVSSSSSISLKLPTKKLILHRFRSDVVQKCEIPLRERNNNCDVQVDLAEKQVEENTPSVRCNRAKKYKRFNRGNKENVSKFPFNLEEQLNVKLDRDITVPVVSQLHRDFLDAIDFDQYKIF; this is translated from the exons ATGCGAATATACAAAGGGAATAGtaattgtaaaaaaat TATGCAGGATAAAAATAACATCTGTGCACGGAAACGAGTCTCGAAGAATCAAAGGACTTACACCTGCTCCGATTGCAAGTACGAAAGTAATCGTAATTATAACGTGATGCGTCATCAAGAGAGAATACATTGGAATTTGAGGCTACACGTTTGTTGCG GGATACAGTTCTTCAACAAAGGTGATTATTACGTGCACTGCGAGCAAATGCACCCACACACGAGATTGTACAGGATGACATCaagaaataaatacaaaattaccaaCGAATCGTTCGATATCACCGATACACAGATCTCTAATTCGTGGGAGTTACAGCTGAGGCAACaattctcaaataaaatttccGCCAATGATCAGAAATTGACAAGAAAAATAAAGTCAAAATTGACTCTGAGGTATTTGTGTACATGCAGTGATTTTGATATCGAAGATATACCTCTGATGAACTTTTTAACCGATCAAAAACTCAAATCTTATCTGAAAATATTACCCTGTTCGGACGTAACCAAACGTGATAATAGATCTAAAAAACAAAATCAAAGCGTAAAAATTGCAATCTCCTCTACGCAAAACGTGGAAAAAGAGTTGTCCGAGGATGGTGTAAGTAATTATCAGACGAAAGTATCTAGTTCGTCTTCGATCTCGTTAAAATTGCCAACGAAGAAGCTTATTCTGCACCGATTTAGAAGCGACGTGGTGCAGAAATGTGAAATACCTCTGCGCGAACGGAATAATAATTGCGATGTACAAGTGGATCTTGCGGAAAAGCAAGTCGAAGAAAATACACCCTCGGTCCGTTGTAATCGAGCGAAAAAATATAAACGATTTAATAGAGGGAACAAAGAGAACGTTTCGAAATTTCCATTTAATTTGGAAGAACAATTGAATGTAAAATTGGACAGAGACATCACTGTGCCTGTAGTGAGTCAATTACACAGGGATTTTTTGGATGCTATCGATTTtgatcaatataaaatattttaa